A section of the Leptospira kobayashii genome encodes:
- a CDS encoding PilZ domain-containing protein, with the protein MSAFQQYLPVQIFPKENNPEGHKFQGILEAMESNRMKIKIDRTFLSQNHSGSILVEFSMSNYNFQFESSLLSETEGEFIFILKPRVIHKSQIRKSPRLKTFIKFNFTLWTEGGRYDGAITDISTVGIKMTSEKEILKNTILSLNVFIPGTSLRFICQGLVMWCRPDPNQNHLFLSGIKFTTLSIDAMKKVDKFIQDQLRMEVDNS; encoded by the coding sequence ATGTCCGCTTTTCAACAATACCTTCCCGTTCAGATCTTTCCCAAAGAAAACAATCCGGAAGGCCATAAATTCCAAGGCATTTTGGAAGCGATGGAATCCAATCGTATGAAAATTAAAATCGATCGGACATTCTTATCTCAAAATCATAGCGGATCGATTCTTGTGGAATTCAGCATGTCCAATTATAATTTTCAATTTGAATCTTCGCTTCTTTCCGAAACGGAAGGAGAGTTTATATTTATTTTGAAACCGAGAGTCATTCATAAAAGTCAGATTCGAAAATCTCCCCGTTTGAAAACATTCATCAAATTCAATTTTACCCTTTGGACGGAAGGGGGTAGATATGACGGTGCGATCACTGATATCAGTACAGTCGGAATAAAGATGACCAGTGAAAAGGAAATTCTTAAAAATACGATTTTAAGTTTGAATGTCTTTATTCCCGGAACAAGTCTTCGGTTTATCTGTCAGGGACTTGTTATGTGGTGTAGGCCTGATCCGAATCAAAATCATCTTTTTTTATCTGGAATTAAATTTACGACTTTATCCATTGATGCGATGAAGAAGGTTGATAAATTCATCCAAGATCAATTGAGAATGGAAGTAGACAATTCGTAG
- a CDS encoding neutral/alkaline non-lysosomal ceramidase N-terminal domain-containing protein gives MKDCSHFSIRSLFVFLLIGFPFLLIGDNREDSPKQTKVDFHYEAGMAKTDITGPPSGIMFWGYAQENQTGGGIHLRQYARSLVIKDKNSGNLLAYVTAELGAVPFEVQRDVVAKLANEVNPAFTFANVLINASHTHSTPSGYFHNYKYNVYTTKFYPTYYKILTDRIFESIKTAYSKLEPVKIVLGKTMIEGAGINRSLVAYMANPEEERRKYDSDIDKTMFQLTIQAEKRNLGFVNWYGVHPTNITFDNYLISTDNKGVASYLSEKKEKENGNPDFVAIFAQANEGDVSPNLNLNNTGPGKDIYDSANIIGERQFSASRNILNSNSSRVLPPGLSYRQSFIDLSKLVVRKEFSGTGKEERTCPSAYGYAWAGGSTEEGGGHWLFKEGLTVKDRKFYIDTLAAFLVKSPSDDLKNCQTPKAILFPMGETEPHPALSQILPLGIVLLGDLTILVSPNEVTTMSSRRMKDTVKKVLGERTKDLILSGLTNDFAGYITTTEEYSTQQYEGGHTLHGPYSLNAFRQEYERLAKDIMSDSPSLPGPIPRNLSAEIEGTEIPYADGKENFEQKVYEANRTDYKKGESVSCTVSSVNPNIGYPDVKSYFSVERKDGENWISVYQDSDLSTKIEFRKTKLPFLQDKAYLEWTTEKRELAGEYRLVHSSFFRDKDGNRKEYSIRCPSFHLE, from the coding sequence ATGAAGGATTGCTCACATTTTTCAATTCGATCGTTATTTGTATTTTTGTTAATCGGTTTTCCTTTTTTACTCATTGGTGACAATCGGGAAGATTCCCCCAAACAAACGAAAGTGGATTTTCATTATGAAGCGGGAATGGCAAAAACCGACATCACCGGTCCTCCTTCGGGGATCATGTTTTGGGGATATGCACAGGAAAATCAAACAGGTGGGGGAATTCATCTCAGACAATACGCCCGCTCTTTGGTGATCAAAGACAAAAACAGTGGAAATTTGTTGGCTTATGTAACTGCTGAGTTGGGAGCCGTCCCATTCGAAGTACAAAGAGATGTAGTAGCGAAACTTGCAAATGAAGTCAACCCGGCTTTCACATTTGCAAATGTACTGATCAATGCATCCCATACGCATAGCACTCCTTCCGGATACTTTCATAATTACAAATACAATGTCTATACTACAAAATTTTATCCTACCTATTATAAAATCCTAACGGACAGGATTTTCGAATCCATCAAAACCGCCTATTCTAAGTTAGAACCTGTAAAAATCGTTCTGGGAAAAACTATGATAGAAGGTGCGGGAATCAATCGGTCTCTTGTGGCTTATATGGCAAATCCCGAAGAAGAAAGAAGAAAATATGATTCCGATATAGACAAAACGATGTTTCAGCTGACGATTCAAGCTGAAAAAAGAAATCTGGGATTCGTCAATTGGTATGGAGTTCATCCGACAAACATAACGTTTGATAACTACTTGATTTCAACGGATAATAAGGGAGTCGCATCTTACCTTTCCGAAAAAAAAGAGAAGGAAAACGGGAACCCCGATTTCGTCGCCATATTTGCGCAGGCAAATGAAGGAGACGTTTCTCCCAATTTGAATTTAAACAACACCGGTCCCGGTAAAGACATATACGATAGTGCGAACATAATAGGAGAAAGACAGTTCTCGGCAAGCAGAAACATTCTGAATTCGAATTCTTCCCGTGTTTTGCCACCCGGATTGTCCTACAGACAATCCTTTATCGACTTAAGCAAATTAGTTGTAAGAAAGGAATTTTCCGGCACGGGAAAGGAAGAAAGAACATGTCCGTCTGCTTATGGTTATGCGTGGGCAGGTGGTTCTACGGAAGAAGGAGGAGGACATTGGCTATTCAAAGAAGGCCTTACCGTTAAAGATAGAAAATTTTATATAGATACTCTTGCTGCCTTTTTGGTGAAATCCCCTTCCGACGATTTAAAAAACTGCCAAACACCGAAAGCAATACTATTTCCCATGGGAGAAACGGAACCCCATCCGGCACTATCCCAAATTTTACCTTTGGGAATTGTTTTACTCGGCGACTTGACCATACTGGTTTCACCGAATGAAGTCACTACAATGTCCAGTCGCAGGATGAAAGATACCGTAAAAAAAGTGCTGGGAGAAAGAACAAAAGACTTAATCCTATCAGGACTAACCAATGATTTTGCAGGTTACATAACCACAACGGAAGAATACTCCACACAACAATATGAAGGCGGACATACCCTACATGGCCCTTATAGCCTGAATGCTTTCCGTCAGGAATACGAAAGACTTGCCAAGGATATCATGTCCGACTCCCCCTCTCTTCCGGGACCGATCCCCAGAAACTTAAGCGCGGAAATAGAAGGAACGGAAATTCCTTATGCGGATGGAAAAGAAAACTTCGAACAGAAGGTCTACGAAGCGAACAGGACGGATTATAAAAAAGGAGAAAGCGTCAGTTGCACTGTATCTTCCGTAAACCCTAATATCGGTTATCCGGATGTGAAATCTTATTTTTCAGTAGAAAGAAAAGACGGTGAAAATTGGATTTCGGTTTACCAAGATTCCGACCTGTCTACAAAAATTGAATTCAGAAAGACAAAACTTCCATTTTTACAGGACAAAGCCTATCTGGAATGGACAACCGAAAAACGGGAATTAGCCGGTGAATACCGATTGGTTCATTCTTCGTTTTTCAGAGATAAGGATGGAAATCGGAAAGAATATTCGATCCGATGTCCTTCTTTTCATTTGGAATAA
- a CDS encoding DUF1993 domain-containing protein — MIYEISVKSFTKGLNNLVKILDKAAAHAESKKFSIDVLLNARLYPDQFHLIKQIQIACDTAKLGVARITGKDAPVHEDKETTLEELKSRLSSVIQYLETYKPEDFKDSSDRKVTQPRWEGKYLTGFEYLTQHALPNFYFHVTTAYAIFRHNGVDLGKRDYLGEMPYKT, encoded by the coding sequence ATAATTTATGAAATTTCGGTAAAATCGTTTACCAAAGGTTTGAATAACCTGGTAAAGATTTTGGATAAGGCCGCAGCTCATGCGGAATCCAAAAAATTTTCCATCGATGTTCTTTTGAATGCAAGACTTTATCCGGACCAATTTCATTTGATCAAACAAATTCAAATCGCTTGCGACACTGCGAAACTGGGTGTTGCCCGTATTACAGGAAAAGACGCTCCCGTTCATGAGGACAAGGAAACAACATTGGAAGAATTGAAATCCAGACTTTCTTCCGTGATTCAGTATTTGGAAACATACAAACCTGAAGATTTTAAGGATTCGTCGGATAGAAAAGTAACCCAACCTCGTTGGGAAGGAAAGTATCTTACCGGTTTCGAATATTTAACCCAACATGCTCTGCCTAATTTTTATTTTCATGTAACAACTGCATATGCGATCTTTCGCCATAATGGAGTGGACCTGGGAAAAAGAGATTATTTGGGAGAGATGCCTTACAAAACGTAA
- a CDS encoding FG-GAP-like repeat-containing protein, translating to MLSSIHNGPKLFYNTIKHSANSLFSNSPFPKIVSTEVGSIPGKFTVNGSGAVIYAIPIEVPPGTNEVAPDLEVIYDSQQSNGYLGVGWSLRGISAITRCPADLARDGYNGSIQLDSKDRFCLDGIRLQALSGIYGADGTVYHTERETWTKIISKGVCGGGPCFFEAINKDGAKIEFGNSDDSKIRANGQTGSKEGVVRVWSSNRYTDLNGNFVTNTYFQDRNSGEYYISQIDYTGNSNTNLATQRNVKFLYESRNDVLQGYIAGSSILTSKRLSEIRTYTMSGGANEKLVLDYFINYEYSASTSQSLLASLQICDADHICLPETNISWPKNDGPKGNGWVSNQVTKSFDVSKCDDLVAGDVNGDGKGDLICPYNLGNNRAQTYVQIATGNELTQWKVWGPQNNSFNLKSCYYLNSADFNGDGKSDLLCVYNLGPSSSQTWVQLSNGSSFSDWTKWSSKNTALDFSKCFSFLSTDVSGDGRTDIICVYRDKVKDLIQTYVQLAATNGFSDWKAWGPSNSSIDLENCKSIQYADLSGDGFADLVCVYRDTQNTYTYTQISNGTGLTAWTNWSPRDPGSINPSLCSQVLSGDFNGDRLMDLICTYNAGGNTSQTFIQISTGSGLTAWKAKNTKEDFSLSKCSGISLVDMNGDGKADLLCPYDKGNNETQTYVQISNGIAMSNWTLWGPETIFDLSACKFKTFTDLNGDGLTEPICVYSQSPNQTQTYTQVATSGFDLVSVITNGFGGSISMEYSTLSKGDVYMRGNDAVYPIRDEQNSLRVLKSYKNNDGRGGEYSFNYSYSGAKTDLSGYGWLGFKTMIMEEAASKRSYVTNYNQMFPNSGNIATKSNFNSSKKLQSETVYTYSDKAPAGYQTLGVHQILNTNETYSYYEGDALSYRLIRDYDYDRFGNLDRIYDHGSASDPSDSVFQCMIYANSESSWKLGYLLQAKTTDSKAGCDSFISSAPQTVTKCSDLSSIRWNPNTDLEWKQNCYDDSMNRISVFSWDDSFNQWSGDRFGFDPYGNIIQTVDMAGQTTTVNYDPVFHSFPVKTTSPPNEQGIPFVTTYEYDADFGEQASSTDPNHVTYYHELDGFGREVNVFGPNPNGDKTLLSTIVRGSDNLGIYTEIRDRSAWDETDTNKWLRNKTYMDGLEREFRSEKRGKDENQTVVREIKFNEKGQIVKTSVPYFKNDTPDWIQTDYDESNRPILTTDPDGTKEAVGYTNGGLTVVRTFSYGSPEAKTMITNLNARGLVVSKTASNSMVTTYGYDALDRLRSIKSSQDNQTVNHTYDSLSRLRKVQAPDSGTTDFDYDSKGRFILRKDSSGNQIQFPSFDNLGRVLRKRSVSDSVTIETNYSYDNNGSDPNIKNGIGRLTRIQIARPENNTWTYQFSYDAYGKIASGSANTGDRTYSYSSAFDPTGRLVQYVFPDGSVESFEYGGNEELSRISLQPYQSIIKNSYVTYSNYNALGDPGKIEYDQNDLEITRNYYSPSQGMSKLKSIVAISKKQSGSKILDKTYVWNTLDYLKEIRDGLNSNQNESFQYDDLKMGFLKQANGRYGSLNYGYDSVGNIKEQNSKEFNYVTGTNRLKSSTNGEYQFSYHPNGNLKRKKSGSSEWTYAYNAEDQLIKTEYSLAGNPTKIDSMLYDGFGERAFFQEGGSNKKTYWPVSGMEVNNYGNGKWEYTRYINGLHGPVAAITSEGAGNLLSFAEVNGLSVRYSNSSFVGKIFLPVSLIFSLFYSYLTIGNLLCILSGFVLLLAAVHFKNKIVSLHSFKKRPLHYLTSFAMGFIFIWIQTFPLYAEMIPGDNGFGYPDLGISHFVQDGQNNTVLVVDLDGKTSANLGFTPYGSLDEVGSSGKDNFRPKYSGKDWGQNSKLYYFGVRYYDPEIGRFITPDPARQFLSPYLYAQNNPKSYIDPNGDFAFLLAVVIGAVLGAYSGASAVNGDMNPAHWNWKSGKTWAGLLGGAAIGAVGGGIEAVAMEAGVAAGIAGATLIGAGEGAAFAAMGGGSAEEILLAAGIGATFGYVLGGAGAFGSSAQRFGRKGAAAIEEGEAAAAKAGRRNETEATLSACSSFPKGTKILTDQGSVSIEEIKIGQLVSSYDFHSRSNGYFPVTDLIRYEKKNLINIKTSEGNEFTVTDNHPFYINNKGWMTAKDLSKGDSLTNSEGKLVVIAKLYQDQSGSLQKVYNLEVGGAHNYYASQDQVLVHNPGGGVCRKSERQEAQKAEESRKANGGHYLRDHRLAHAKIYRASKGGGEVGDGMLGPGQYATESVPGDHTRNFSQGTRDDINRIGAQSGCHACGTKTAGTTTGNFIPDHVPALSLADANANIRLYPHCLACSNQQGGILAQVKQAGSH from the coding sequence TTGCTATCTAGCATACATAATGGTCCCAAACTCTTCTATAATACGATCAAACATTCCGCAAACTCATTATTTTCCAATTCTCCTTTTCCCAAAATTGTATCTACCGAAGTAGGATCGATTCCAGGAAAGTTCACTGTAAACGGAAGCGGGGCGGTGATCTACGCTATCCCGATCGAAGTTCCTCCGGGAACAAACGAAGTGGCACCGGACTTGGAAGTGATTTATGATAGCCAACAAAGCAATGGTTATCTGGGTGTTGGTTGGTCTTTGCGAGGCATTTCTGCGATCACTCGTTGTCCCGCCGACTTGGCAAGAGACGGATACAACGGTTCCATTCAACTGGATTCGAAGGATCGTTTTTGTTTGGATGGAATCAGGCTTCAGGCATTGAGCGGAATCTATGGCGCGGACGGAACGGTTTACCATACGGAGAGAGAAACATGGACTAAGATTATTTCCAAAGGAGTATGCGGAGGCGGACCTTGTTTTTTCGAAGCAATCAATAAAGACGGCGCAAAAATAGAATTTGGAAATTCGGATGACTCGAAAATCCGTGCTAATGGGCAAACCGGTTCGAAAGAAGGAGTGGTCCGGGTATGGAGTTCGAATCGTTATACCGACCTGAATGGAAATTTCGTAACTAATACATACTTTCAAGACAGAAATTCCGGCGAATATTATATTTCTCAAATCGATTATACGGGAAATTCGAATACGAATTTGGCGACACAAAGAAACGTTAAATTTTTGTATGAATCGCGTAATGATGTTTTGCAAGGATACATTGCCGGCTCTTCCATTTTGACAAGCAAACGTTTGAGTGAAATCAGAACATACACAATGTCGGGCGGTGCAAATGAAAAACTCGTTCTTGATTATTTTATAAATTACGAATATAGTGCGTCTACAAGCCAGAGCCTTTTGGCTTCGTTGCAGATATGTGATGCGGATCATATTTGTTTACCGGAAACAAATATTTCCTGGCCGAAAAATGACGGCCCAAAAGGAAACGGATGGGTTTCCAATCAAGTCACCAAATCCTTTGACGTTTCCAAATGTGATGATTTGGTTGCTGGTGATGTGAATGGAGACGGCAAGGGTGATTTGATATGTCCTTATAATTTGGGAAACAATCGGGCCCAAACCTACGTTCAGATTGCTACCGGAAACGAGTTGACCCAGTGGAAAGTATGGGGACCGCAAAACAATAGTTTTAATTTGAAAAGTTGTTATTATCTCAATTCCGCCGATTTTAATGGGGACGGAAAATCCGACCTGTTATGTGTTTATAATTTGGGACCTAGTAGCAGCCAAACATGGGTTCAACTTTCGAACGGAAGTTCTTTTTCCGATTGGACAAAATGGAGTTCCAAGAATACCGCCTTGGATTTTTCCAAATGTTTTTCCTTTCTTTCCACCGATGTCAGTGGGGACGGTCGTACCGATATTATCTGCGTTTATCGTGATAAGGTAAAGGATTTGATCCAAACATATGTCCAGCTAGCAGCGACTAACGGATTTTCCGATTGGAAGGCGTGGGGCCCCAGCAATTCTTCCATAGATTTGGAAAATTGCAAATCCATTCAATATGCTGATTTGAGCGGAGACGGGTTTGCTGACTTGGTATGCGTTTACAGAGACACTCAAAACACTTATACTTATACTCAGATTTCCAATGGAACGGGTCTTACTGCCTGGACCAATTGGAGTCCCAGAGATCCGGGTTCGATCAATCCTTCACTTTGTTCGCAAGTTCTCTCCGGTGATTTTAACGGAGATAGGTTGATGGATTTGATTTGTACTTACAATGCCGGAGGAAACACTTCCCAAACATTCATTCAAATTTCCACAGGTTCCGGTCTTACTGCCTGGAAGGCAAAAAATACGAAAGAGGATTTTTCATTATCAAAATGTTCCGGGATATCATTAGTCGATATGAACGGAGACGGTAAAGCGGATTTGTTGTGCCCTTATGATAAAGGAAACAATGAGACGCAAACTTATGTACAGATTTCGAATGGAATCGCTATGAGCAATTGGACTCTTTGGGGTCCGGAAACAATATTTGATCTCTCCGCTTGCAAATTCAAAACATTCACCGATTTGAACGGAGACGGCTTAACGGAACCTATTTGTGTGTATTCCCAAAGTCCAAATCAAACCCAGACATATACTCAAGTGGCAACTTCCGGATTTGATCTTGTGTCTGTGATCACGAACGGGTTCGGAGGATCGATTTCCATGGAATATTCAACATTGAGCAAAGGCGATGTTTATATGCGTGGAAACGATGCGGTGTATCCGATAAGAGACGAACAGAATTCCTTGCGGGTTTTGAAATCTTATAAAAATAACGACGGGAGAGGCGGCGAATATTCTTTTAACTATAGTTATTCGGGAGCAAAGACGGATCTGTCGGGTTACGGTTGGCTCGGCTTTAAAACCATGATTATGGAGGAAGCCGCGAGTAAACGTAGTTATGTAACGAATTATAACCAAATGTTCCCGAATTCGGGAAACATTGCAACTAAATCCAATTTCAATTCTTCCAAGAAACTACAATCGGAAACGGTATATACTTATTCCGACAAGGCTCCTGCCGGGTATCAAACATTAGGTGTTCATCAGATCCTTAATACGAACGAGACCTATTCTTATTATGAAGGAGATGCTCTCTCGTATAGATTGATACGTGATTATGACTATGATCGTTTTGGAAACTTAGACAGGATTTATGATCATGGAAGTGCTTCCGATCCTTCCGATTCCGTTTTTCAGTGTATGATTTATGCGAACAGTGAAAGTTCATGGAAGCTGGGATATTTATTACAAGCGAAAACGACTGATTCCAAAGCAGGGTGTGATTCCTTTATCTCATCGGCTCCGCAGACAGTCACAAAATGTTCCGATCTTTCCTCTATCCGATGGAATCCGAATACTGACCTGGAATGGAAGCAAAACTGTTATGACGATTCAATGAATCGTATTTCCGTATTTAGCTGGGACGATTCGTTCAACCAATGGTCGGGAGATCGTTTCGGATTTGATCCGTACGGAAACATCATTCAGACCGTTGACATGGCGGGACAGACTACGACTGTAAATTACGATCCCGTATTTCATTCGTTTCCTGTTAAAACAACTTCTCCTCCTAACGAACAAGGAATTCCTTTTGTCACAACTTACGAGTATGATGCGGATTTCGGAGAACAAGCTTCATCGACCGATCCGAATCATGTTACATACTATCATGAGTTAGATGGTTTTGGTCGTGAGGTGAATGTATTCGGTCCTAATCCGAACGGAGATAAAACATTATTGTCCACGATTGTCCGAGGATCTGACAATCTCGGCATATATACGGAAATCAGGGACAGATCCGCCTGGGATGAAACCGATACGAACAAATGGCTCCGCAATAAGACTTATATGGACGGACTGGAAAGGGAATTCCGTAGCGAAAAAAGAGGGAAGGACGAAAATCAAACGGTAGTTAGGGAGATTAAGTTTAACGAAAAAGGGCAAATCGTAAAAACTTCCGTGCCATATTTCAAAAATGACACTCCTGATTGGATTCAAACGGATTATGACGAATCAAACAGACCAATTTTGACAACCGATCCCGACGGAACTAAAGAAGCGGTCGGTTATACAAACGGAGGTTTAACGGTTGTTCGCACATTCTCCTACGGTAGTCCAGAAGCGAAAACGATGATCACAAACTTGAATGCAAGAGGTCTGGTCGTTTCCAAAACCGCTTCCAATTCTATGGTGACCACTTACGGTTATGATGCTTTGGATCGATTGCGTTCGATCAAATCTTCACAAGACAATCAGACGGTAAATCATACCTATGATTCGTTAAGCAGACTTCGCAAAGTGCAAGCTCCCGACTCGGGGACTACCGATTTTGATTATGATTCCAAAGGCAGATTCATCTTGCGAAAGGATTCGTCCGGAAATCAAATACAGTTCCCGTCTTTTGATAATTTGGGAAGGGTTTTGAGGAAAAGATCGGTTTCCGATTCCGTGACTATAGAAACAAATTATAGTTATGATAATAACGGTTCGGATCCCAATATAAAAAACGGAATCGGTCGACTTACCAGGATTCAAATCGCTCGTCCTGAAAATAATACTTGGACCTATCAATTTTCTTATGACGCTTATGGAAAAATCGCTTCGGGAAGCGCAAATACCGGAGATCGAACTTATTCTTATTCTTCCGCATTTGATCCTACCGGGAGACTTGTGCAATATGTATTTCCCGATGGTTCCGTGGAATCTTTTGAATACGGCGGGAACGAAGAGCTTTCCCGTATTTCTTTGCAACCTTATCAATCGATTATAAAAAATTCCTATGTAACTTACTCTAATTATAATGCGTTAGGTGATCCTGGAAAAATAGAGTATGACCAGAATGATTTGGAAATCACTCGAAATTATTATTCTCCGTCGCAAGGCATGAGCAAACTTAAATCAATCGTTGCCATTTCGAAAAAACAGTCCGGTTCTAAGATTCTGGATAAAACATATGTATGGAACACGTTGGACTATCTTAAAGAGATACGAGACGGTTTGAATTCAAATCAGAACGAATCTTTTCAATACGATGATTTGAAAATGGGCTTTCTGAAGCAGGCAAACGGGCGTTACGGCTCTTTAAACTACGGATATGATTCCGTAGGAAATATAAAGGAACAGAACTCGAAGGAATTCAATTATGTTACCGGCACAAATCGGCTTAAATCCAGCACAAACGGAGAATATCAATTTTCTTATCACCCGAATGGAAACTTGAAACGGAAAAAATCGGGGTCTTCTGAATGGACTTATGCTTATAATGCGGAGGATCAGTTAATCAAGACCGAATACAGTTTGGCGGGCAATCCGACAAAAATTGATTCTATGTTATATGATGGCTTCGGGGAAAGGGCATTTTTCCAAGAAGGCGGATCGAATAAAAAAACCTATTGGCCCGTTTCCGGTATGGAAGTGAACAATTATGGAAATGGCAAATGGGAATATACCAGATATATAAACGGATTGCACGGCCCTGTTGCTGCCATCACTTCGGAAGGCGCTGGTAATCTTCTCTCTTTCGCGGAAGTGAACGGCTTATCCGTAAGATATTCTAACTCAAGTTTTGTGGGGAAAATTTTCCTTCCGGTCAGTTTGATCTTTTCCTTATTTTACAGCTATCTTACAATCGGAAATTTGTTATGTATCTTATCGGGATTTGTTCTGCTGCTCGCAGCGGTTCATTTTAAAAATAAAATCGTTTCTTTGCATTCTTTTAAGAAACGTCCTCTTCATTATCTCACCTCTTTCGCGATGGGTTTTATTTTTATATGGATACAAACTTTTCCTTTGTATGCCGAAATGATTCCCGGTGATAACGGTTTCGGTTACCCGGACTTGGGAATCAGCCATTTCGTTCAAGACGGACAAAATAACACGGTGTTAGTTGTCGACTTGGACGGTAAAACATCCGCGAATCTCGGTTTTACACCTTACGGAAGTTTGGACGAGGTCGGTAGTAGCGGCAAAGATAATTTTCGCCCCAAGTATTCCGGAAAAGATTGGGGACAGAATTCAAAGCTTTATTATTTCGGGGTACGCTATTATGACCCTGAGATCGGCCGTTTCATCACTCCGGACCCTGCTCGGCAATTCTTAAGCCCTTATCTATATGCTCAGAACAATCCTAAAAGTTATATCGATCCGAATGGAGATTTTGCATTTCTACTCGCAGTAGTGATAGGAGCGGTACTCGGAGCTTATTCGGGGGCTTCTGCAGTGAATGGCGACATGAATCCGGCTCATTGGAATTGGAAGTCCGGAAAAACCTGGGCCGGTCTGTTAGGTGGAGCTGCTATCGGAGCAGTCGGAGGAGGGATCGAGGCTGTTGCGATGGAAGCGGGAGTTGCGGCGGGAATTGCGGGAGCCACTTTGATTGGTGCAGGAGAAGGTGCTGCCTTCGCAGCTATGGGAGGAGGCAGCGCAGAAGAAATTCTACTGGCCGCGGGAATCGGTGCCACTTTTGGATACGTGTTAGGCGGTGCCGGTGCCTTTGGCAGTTCGGCGCAAAGATTCGGAAGGAAAGGTGCGGCTGCCATAGAAGAAGGGGAAGCCGCAGCAGCTAAAGCGGGAAGAAGAAACGAAACGGAAGCAACTCTTTCCGCATGTTCCAGTTTTCCGAAAGGAACCAAAATTTTGACGGATCAGGGCTCTGTTTCCATCGAAGAGATAAAGATCGGCCAATTGGTTTCCAGTTATGATTTCCATTCCCGATCGAACGGTTATTTTCCCGTAACCGATTTAATTCGATATGAGAAAAAGAATCTGATCAATATCAAGACCTCGGAAGGAAACGAATTCACCGTAACGGACAATCATCCCTTTTATATAAACAATAAAGGTTGGATGACTGCAAAAGATCTTTCCAAAGGAGATTCATTAACAAATAGCGAAGGTAAGTTGGTCGTGATCGCCAAACTCTACCAAGACCAATCCGGCTCACTTCAGAAAGTATATAATTTGGAAGTGGGAGGAGCGCATAATTATTACGCTTCCCAGGATCAGGTTTTGGTTCATAACCCCGGTGGTGGTGTTTGTAGAAAATCTGAGAGGCAAGAAGCTCAAAAGGCCGAAGAAAGCAGAAAGGCTAATGGGGGCCATTATCTTCGTGATCATAGGTTAGCACACGCTAAAATATACAGGGCTAGCAAAGGTGGAGGCGAAGTAGGGGACGGTATGTTAGGCCCGGGACAATATGCGACTGAATCTGTTCCAGGGGATCACACTCGCAATTTTTCTCAAGGCACCAGAGATGACATCAATAGGATCGGTGCCCAATCAGGATGCCATGCTTGTGGGACAAAGACTGCCGGCACAACAACAGGAAATTTCATACCTGACCATGTTCCCGCTCTCTCTCTTGCAGATGCAAATGCAAACATTCGATTGTATCCTCACTGCCTGGCGTGTAGCAATCAGCAGGGGGGAATTCTTGCACAGGTGAAACAAGCAGGATCACACTAA
- a CDS encoding Vps62-related protein gives MPATLQISVTSHFRWIYDDRGTGAKQDGCFWRPTPDKPNEWFILGDYVQNGKYPDPTTSSPQPTASVTIVKVAGEDDPDSPILREPIDYVEIWNDRNSGGKYDCAIWWPKPPDGYYSLGYVTTPNYSKPSTSLIRCVRHDYCKEGDLNALKAVWNDLKSGASKDVSTWLVPRMNTYYAQGDYFGPRGPYYVLKDLH, from the coding sequence ATGCCAGCAACGTTGCAAATAAGCGTAACATCCCATTTCAGATGGATATACGATGATAGAGGAACCGGAGCCAAACAAGACGGATGTTTTTGGAGACCAACACCGGATAAACCTAATGAATGGTTTATATTGGGGGATTATGTTCAAAATGGAAAATACCCTGATCCCACAACCAGCTCTCCTCAGCCGACTGCTTCCGTGACGATTGTAAAAGTTGCAGGAGAAGATGATCCCGATTCTCCGATCTTAAGAGAGCCGATTGATTATGTTGAAATTTGGAACGATCGCAATAGCGGCGGAAAATATGATTGTGCCATTTGGTGGCCAAAACCTCCGGACGGATATTATTCGTTAGGTTATGTTACCACTCCTAACTATTCCAAACCGAGTACTTCTCTCATTCGATGCGTTAGACATGATTACTGCAAAGAAGGGGACCTGAACGCACTAAAAGCGGTTTGGAATGACCTAAAATCCGGGGCGAGTAAGGATGTAAGTACATGGCTTGTTCCCCGAATGAATACATATTACGCACAAGGAGATTATTTTGGTCCAAGAGGGCCTTATTATGTACTAAAAGATTTACACTAG